One genomic segment of Ricinus communis isolate WT05 ecotype wild-type chromosome 5, ASM1957865v1, whole genome shotgun sequence includes these proteins:
- the LOC8287766 gene encoding protein phosphatase 2C 51, protein MVETSENNRYTKTDPQNNYRKRSSLLDTKEMKTLCSVDGLYLDGEYTKNKKRISGEKEEFPGKESMIPDAYYDDYSGILMAGGSSEGERSMRSVSHGSTSVIGRRRSMEDAVTVAPGGVVAGQSDVYDFFAVYDGHGGARVANACKERMHQLVANELIKKERSSDESYWGKVMTECFKKMDDEVTGGGKGNLEGGEALVLSSENTVGSTALVVMVGKEELVVANCGDSRTVLCRGGVAVALSRDHKPDRPHERERVEAAGGRVVNGDGNRVLGVLGTSRSIGDQYLRPCVTSEAEVAEVTVIKRTGSDEFVVIGTDGLWDVISNEFACEVVKKCLRGQIKHRSFSDEYNRSHAAEAAAMLAQLAMAKGSKDNISVVVIEL, encoded by the exons ATGGTTGAAACAAGTGAAAATAACCGCTATACCAAAACTGATCCTCAAAATAACTATCGCAAGAGATCAAGCTTACTGGATACTAAAGAAATGAAGACACTTTGCTCGGTGGATGGTCTTTATCTCGATGGAGAATATaccaaaaacaagaaaagaatatcaGGCGAGAAAGAAGAATTCCCTGGAAAAGAATCAATGATTCCTGATGCATATTATGATGATTACTCAGGAATACTGATGGCTGGTGGTAGTAGTGAAGGAGAGCGTAGTATGAGAAGTGTATCGCATGGTTCGACATCAGTTATTGGACGGAGGAGGTCGATGGAAGATGCGGTGACTGTGGCACCAGGAGGTGTGGTAGCTGGTCAGTCTGATGTCTATGATTTCTTTGCTGTTTATGATGGACATGGTGGAGCTAGGGTTGCCAACGCATGCAAAGAAAGGATGCACCAGTTGGTGGCTAACGAGttgattaagaaagaaaggtCAAGTGATGAGAGTTATTGGGGAAAGGTAATGACGGAGTGTTTTAAGAAAATGGATGATGAGGTGACTGGCGGAGGAAAAGGGAACCTGGAGGGTGGTGAAGCGTTGGTGTTATCGTCGGAGAATACTGTAGGATCGACGGCTCTGGTGGTTATGGTGGGGAAGGAGGAGTTGGTGGTGGCTAACTGTGGGGATTCTAGGACTGTTTTGTGTCGCGGGGGTGTTGCTGTAGCTTTGTCCCGTGATCATAAG CCTGACAGGCCTCATGAGCGCGAGAGAGTTGAAGCAGCCGGTGGAAGAGTCGTTAACGGGGACGGTAACCGAGTCCTAGGTGTACTTGGTACTTCAAGATCAATAG GAGATCAATATTTAAGGCCTTGTGTAACCTCAGAAGCAGAGGTTGCAGAGGTTACAGTGATCAAGCGAACCGGATCGGACGAATTCGTTGTGATAGGAACAGATGGCTTATGGGATGTTATCTCTAACGAATTTGCTTGTGAAGTTGTGAAGAAGTGTTTACGTGGGCAGATAAAACATAGAAGTTTTTCAGATGAGTATAATAGAAGTCATGCTGCAGAGGCAGCGGCAATGCTAGCCCAATTGGCAATGGCTAAGGGGAGCAAAGATAATATCAGTGTCGTAGTAATTGAGCTATAA
- the LOC8287767 gene encoding leucine-rich repeat receptor-like serine/threonine-protein kinase SKM1 — protein sequence METESQLVRLCIEAACESRESIDKWRRQRRTLERLPSPLADILLRRLLHRRLLFPSLLEVFKQSVEVVDLRGENAVDAEWMAYLGAFRYLRYLNLADCNKITSSALWSLTGMTSLKELDLSRSVKVTDAGIRHLLSISSLEILRIPETGLTAKGVALLTSLTNLSVLDLGGLPVTDMALSSLQVLTKLEYLDLWGSNISNNGVAVLQLFPKLSFLNLGWTSVTRLPSMLSLEYLNLSNCTIESLLEGDGDKAPLTKVILSGATFPNEAEAFYNIEPRFLSFLDVSNSSLQGFYFLHDMKMLEHLDLSSTMMGDDAIEAVACIGANLTNLNLSKTRVTSAGLAILAEHVPKLEYLSLSHALVDDFALSYIGMMSSLKVVDLSNTNIKGFIRQMGVETNLIPSLKALQGLSGLQSLNLEHTQVRDAAVAPVSSFQELSHLSLKSASLADETLYHLSSLSKLTSLVIGDAVLTNCGLDLFRPPVALKMLDLRGCWLLTEEAISSFCTKHPAIKLRHELLNVSSPNESSSYRASPSRILSRPPHVSRKQGKMPVSWPMPQHFIDQRLKYSREELLALQYQSSHERGIAMPKMPNSWDRN from the exons atggaaacagaGAGCCAATTGGTACGTTTGTGCATAGAAGCAGCTTGTGAAAGCAGAGAATCTATAGACAAATGGCGGAGACAACGACGGACTTTGGAGCGCCTCCCTTCTCCTCTCGCCGACATTCTTCTTCGCCGCCTCCTCCACCGCCGCCTTCTTTTCCCTTCTTTGCTCGa AGTTTTCAAACAAAGCGTGGAGGTGGTTGATCTGAGAGGTGAAAATGCGGTGGATGCAGAGTGGATGGCTTATTTAGGCGCATTTCGTTACTTGCGTTACCTGAATCTTGCTGATTGTAATAAAATCACTAGTTCTGCCCTTTGGTCTTTAACTG GGATGACTAGTCTGAAGGAATTGGATCTTTCTAGATCTGTGAAGGTTACTGATGCTGGCATCAGGCATCTTCTATCAATTTCATCGTTAGAAATACTGCGGATTCCAGAAACAGGTCTAACTGCAAAAGGGGTTGCACTTCTCACTTCTCTTACAAATTTGTCTGTTTTGGATTTGGGTGGTTTACCTGTCACTGACATGGCATTGAGTTCGCTCCAG gtgTTGACAAAGCTAGAGTACCTTGACCTCTGGGGAAGTAATATATCTAACAATGGGGTCGCTGTTCTTCAACTGTTTCCTAAACTAAGTTTTCTCAATCTTGGTTGGACTAGTGTAACAAGGTTGCCCAGTATGCTATCTCTTGAATACTTAAACTTGAGTAACTGCACCATTGAGTCTCTTCTTGAAGGTGATGGTGATAAAGCTCCTTTAACTAAAGTTATATTATCAGGAGCCACATTCCCAAATGAGGCTGAAGCATTTTATAACATAGAACCCCGTTTCCTCTCTTTCTTGGATGTGTCCAATTCTTCTCTTCAGGGATTCTACTTCTTACATGACATGAAAATGCTGGAACACTTGGATCTTAGCTCTACCATGATGGGAGATGATGCAATTGAAGCTGTTGCATGTATAGGAGCCAACTTGACAAATTTGAATCTGAGCAAAACGAGAGTTACCTCTGCTGGATTAGCAATTTTAGCTGAACACGTTCCCAAGCTTGAATATTTGTCGCTATCTCATGCTCTTGTCGATGATTTTGCCCTCTCATATATTGGCATGATGTCTTCACTAAAGGTTGTCGACTTGAGCAATACAAATATCAAAG GTTTCATTCGCCAGATGGGTGTAGAAACAAATTTGATTCCTTCACTGAAAGCTTTACAGGGCCTCAGTGGTTTGCAGAGCTTGAATTTGGAGCATACCCAAGTTAGGGATGCAGCCGTAGCCCCTGTATCGAGCTTCCAAGAGTTGAGTCATTTATCTCTTAAAAGTGCTTCCCTTGCAGATGAGACACTTTACCATTTGTCATCTCTATCAAAGTTGACAAGTCTCGTCATTGGTGATGCTGTGTTGACAAATTGTGGACTAGATTTATTCAGACCTCCAGTGGCACTGAAAATGCTAGACTTGAGGGGGTGTTGGCTCTTGACCGAGGAGGCGATCTCATCATTTTGTACAAAACATCCAGCAATTAAATTGAGGCATGAACTCCTTAATGTGTCTTCACCAAATGAAAGTAGCTCTTACCGTGCATCTCCATCACGCATACTTTCAAGACCTCCACATGTGAGCCGGAAGCAGGGAAAGATGCCAGTGTCTTGGCCCATGCCTCAGCATTTTATAG ATCAAAGGTTGAAGTATAGTAGAGAGGAATTACTTGCATTACAATACCAATCTTCTCATGAAAGAGGTATTGCAATGCCAAAGATGCCCAATAGTTGGGACCGAAACTAA